GCTCTGCGGTTATGGAGATACACATTGTTATTGTGCGAAAGGCATAAGAAAGAAAAAACTAAATTACCATTAGTGTATAATTTAGTGATCTACAACGGCAAAGAGGTCTACAACGCACCTAGGAATTTGTGGGATTTATTTACCGATTCAATGATAGCTAAGCAATTAATGACTTCTGACTATCAATTAGTCGATTTGCAAAGTATGTCGAATGATGAAATTGTTAGGAAAAAGCATATCGGAATGCTCGAATATATGCTAAAGCACATTCATCAACGAGATATGTTAAAGCTTTGGGAAGAGTTTCTAATAAAGTTCAAACATGTTTTAATACTTGACAAAGAAAAAGGCTATATTTACCTACGATCATTTTTATGGTATACTGATACTAAATTACTAGAGAGTCAGCAACCAGAATTAGAGCAGGTTCTGGCTAAGTATTTATCTGAAGAAGAAAAAAGTAATATTATGAGAACTATTGCTGCAAAATATATTGATGAAGGTATAGAGATTGGTGAAACTAAAGGCATAGCTAAAGGCAGAGCTGAAGGCAGAGCTGAAGGTATAGAGATTGGTGAGACTAAAGGCAGAGCTAAAGGCAGAGCTGAAGGCAGAGCTGAAGGCAGAGCTGAAGGCAGAGCTGAAGGCAGAGCTGAAGGCAGAGCTGAAGGCAGAGCTGAAGCTGCACAAGAGCTTGCAATGAACTTATTAAAAGCTGGCTTTTCAGTTGAATTTATTTCTGAAAATACCGGATTGTCAAAAGAAGAAGTGATTAATTTAAAAAATAACATAGAGTATTAATTTTTCGAATTAATACTCTACTAACTTAAGTTTTTTGAGCAATTTATATCCCCAAACAAAAGCTGTATTTAAGTTTTGTAGCTGCATAGTTAGTTTTGTGATAGGAAAGTTACCAGCAAGCTTTACATAACATGTAAGGTCTGGTAGGTTCATAATTTCAGATGGCATAACTAAAATCTTTTTACGCTCAACATTATTCATATTTACCCCATCTCGCATAGTATTTGATCCATATGACAAGTTCTCTTGAGTTTCAATTATCTCTTGCTCACCTAGTGTTAATGCTGATTTATAGGCTGTAACCTGATCGCTAACTCGAAAAATAAATTTACTATTAAACAAATCCAGCATAGAAGCACATTCAGCAGCCCCATATATTGCTTCTAATTGATGAATGTTCTGCAATCCAGCAACAAAGCAGCCTCCATACTTTCTACTTTCAGCTAAAGCAACTGGTAAAGACGAAACTTTTTGTAGAGCTGGCAGTTCATCAAGTATAAACCACATGTTTTTGTTATCATGATTAGGATTTCTACACATCAAAGCCTTGATAGCTATGCTTATCCAGGCTGAAATAAGTGGGCATAAAGTAGCTCTTTGATTTGGGTTAGCTGTGATAAATAGCCAGCTAGTTTCATTTGAATTACTAAACCATTCTTTTATGCTAAAACTACCTCCAGGCTTTAAATATTGTAGCGAAGTAATATTCTTTCCAAGCGTAGACTGAATTCCTGCAGAAGTTTCGAGCGCGCTTTCGCTTATAATACCTGATACGGCAGTGCTTCTAAAAGCTTTTGCAAATTGTCTATTATCAGAGTAAATGATTGTATGAATTAGTTTTATGATATCTTTATCATCCTTATATAGCTTCAATGCTTCAGACAAGACTAATTCAGCATTTTTAGCAAAAAAGTCATCAAGTTTAGGAGTATAATTACTAAAACTACTCGCTATATCATGAAAATCAGCTGCTTCAAAACAATCATTCCAAGGCAACCATTGTTCACTATTTTTTTCAAAAGGATTAAGCAGCTTATCACATTTAGGGTCAAAAAATCTATCAGTAAAAGCTCCAGTAGTGTCTACAATTATTGCTCGATCCTTATGTAATCGAATTTGTGGTAGCAGTTCGTTAAGCATATTAGTTTTACCGGTACCTGTTGTTCCAGTAATCAGAATGTGTAATCTTTCACTATTCTTTACTAATGGTAAGCCTCCAAAACGGATTTTCGAGGCCTTTTTAGCGCTTTTTAGCATTTTGGCTAAGCATTTGTATCCTACAAAATCAGCACCTCTAATTTTGGCCTTAATAATCGTTTTTTTACCTTGAGCTGTAAAGAAAACAATTGAGATTATCACACCAATAGTAAAAACAATTAATCCTTCTAACAATGCTGAATTGATTAAGAATTCCCATAATTGCTGTATTTTAAATCCATGTTGGCCTGTATAAAACTCATGCAAAAAGTCTTGAGCATTGAGGTGCATCCATTTTTTAAACCTTAAACTATAAAACTTAATGCCTATTTGATCGATATCATAAAAATGCTCACCAATTGCTAGCTTAAGCTGCACATATCTTTCAATTACAAAATAATACAAACTGCTCAGACAAACTTTTTGATATAATCGACATATAATCCAGAATATCGATAATCCTAATCCAATTATAAAAACGTTGGTACTACCTTGCCCAAACATTCTTAACTTATGAGCAAATAACTGCGATCCTCTTGTGAAATTTCCTTGATTCTGAAAATTCATCTATCTCAAGAGTATTTTTTCAATATCTGTAGTTTTTGCTCATAGTCTTTTGCAATAGTAAAATTCTTGAATTCTGTTAACCTTTTAATTGTTGCTTCATATTCTGATATAAGATTAGGCATATATTTAATAGCTAAGCTAAAATTCTCCTTAGCATTTGAGTATTGCCCTAAACTTACTAATGAAATTCCTTTTTCAAGATAATTTTCAGCAAAATTAGGGTTATACTTAATAGCAATATCAAAATTTTCTATCGCTTTTTGGTGTTTTCCTAATTTCTCAAAAATCATTCCTTTACGGTAGTAAGCCTCTGCACAATTCGGATTGTATTTAATTGCTAGATTGCAGCTTTCTATTGCTTCTGAATACCTTTTTAACATAGTTAGCACATAACCTTTATTACGGTATGCTGTTGCATCATTAGGATCGTATTTAATAGCTAAATCAAAATGTTCTATTGCATTCTGAAATTGTCCCAAAATTGCTAAAGTTAAACCTTTATTATGATATGCTTCTGAATAATTTGGTCTGTATCTAATAGCTATATCATAGTTTTCGATAGCTTCTTGAATGTACCCTAAATTCATTAAAGCTATGCCTTTGTTATAATAAGCTTCTGGATTATTAGGTTCATATTTAATAGCTATATCATAATTTTCCATTGCGTATTCATACTGTCCTAATCTAGCTAAAGAAGCTCCTTTATTATTATAAGCAGTTACATAGTTAGGTTTATATTTAATAGCAAGATCACAAAGTGTTATAGCTTCTTCGTTTTTTCCTAATTTCCTATAAGATACAGCTTTATTATTATATGCTTCTGCAAAATTAGGTTTGTGCTTAATAGCTAAATCATAATTTTCTATAGCTTCTATGAGCTTTTCAAGATCATCTAAAGCTATTCCTTTACTATTATATGCTGATGCATAACTTGGATCATACTTAATAGCAATATCAAAATTTTCTATTGCTTCCTGATATTTTTTTAGCCTTAAAAAAGAACTTCCAATATTGAAATATTCTTTAGCTAAAACATTTTCGTCTTTAATGCTATTTTGTTGAACTAGCTTGCTTTCTTCTGCTGCAACAGCTGTATTTAAAAGCATTAGCAGTAAAATTATTGTTATAGTTAATTTATATATATTTTTCATAAATCCAACATACCTTTAACTTTTATCTTTTTTCGTTATTCCAAGATTTTCCAAAGCTTGCTCACCAGCCCTTAAAAATGTTGAATCAGTAGTATCAGAAAACTCTTTCTGTATTTTTTGAGTCTCAATTTTAATATTATCAGGAATTTTATTAAGAGTCTTTACTTTTTCGTTATCACTAAAAGTTTGTTCTATATTCTTATTATAAGCCTTATCATTTCTATAATTAAGGTTTTGACCTTTTAACTCTTCAGATTTTTTATTAAAAATTTCTTGTACATCTTGTTTAGTAGAAAAGTTACCATCATTAATATGATCATTCAAATCTTCAGGTATTTCATTAGGTACTTCATTGCTGATTTGAGCAACCTCAAAAGCAATTTTTTCTGCTTCAGCCGAGTGCTTTATTATCCATCTAGCTGCTTGCTCCTTGCTTCTTATTTCAGGATTTTGAGCAATAATTTCATTTAATACAAGTTCATTGATGTTACGATCAATAGTGATAGAGTTTTGAGATACATAATTCATGCTATAACTAAGTTGCTCCATTTCTTGTTTAGTTTTAGCTATTTCTTGTCCAATAGATTGTTGCTCAGAAAGATTAGCATTTAGATTCTCACTTAATGACCACACATCACTATTTGTAGTACTGAATCTTCGTTCTTTAGCTGCACTTTGAATTTTGGATACTGCTTCATTATATGACTGCTGTTGATTAGCTGATATACCTTTATTTTGTTCATCTTTTTTGTTTCCTTCAACTCTACTATCAAATCTCCACACACCAGCTCCAGCACTAGTACTAGTACTAGTACTTTTACTGTGGCTACTACCTGTATGCTGACTAAAGGACTCACTATCGGAACTTACCTTTTGCAGAGCTTGGTATTCACTCTCAGTTAGACCTATATACAGAGCTTCATCATGAGTTAACTTTTCAGCTATTTCCATGGCCATGGAGTTTCCTGTTGAAATAAGATTGGCCTCTTTTTGTGTCAGTGAATTAAGCCTGCTCTGAGAACTCACAAACTGGTTTTGATATCCAGTTTGTAGCAGTGCAGAAGAGCGGAAGTTTGTTTCCAATGAATGTACAGTTTGAATTACAAATTGCTCGCCATTATTTCCAATAATAATTTTGTAGCTACCATAATTGATAATACTATCAGTCATATCTAATGAAGGAGCTAGGTTTTGTTGAGAAATAGTTCTATTGCCTATGCTGTAATTATCCATACTCAAGTTATTGTCGACTATATTACTTCCTAAGCTGCTAGCAACTTGTATAGGAGAGAACTGGCTGGCTAAGTTAGCTGTAGCATGAGCGCAAGCTTTTATCACTGACCAAGAAAGCATTGGTATTGATGATGCAAGCATTTGAAACGTCGCATAGCTATATAAAATCATCTCTGCAAAGCTTCCTTGCGATAGCATATTCAGACCATAATCACTACCGAAAGCTCCAGATTTACTGGATAAGCTGATCATTCCTAGACAATGGATTATTGTAAAAAATACTGGCCAGCTGCTGACCCATATTATTAACAAAATCCATGTTTTGAGTATGTTATAGCCGCCAGGTAATAGGCCCATTGGAAATACAATAAAGATCATTGAGACTACTAATGCAAAAAAAACAGATTGTAAAATAGGCATCATGTGAGCAGCCATTTCCCCAGCGACTAGATACGAAAATGATTTTTGAAAGAGCCCTCTGATTGCATGCATACTCACCAGATTAGGATAAATTCGTGATAATGAAAACTTCTCACGCCAGTCATCATATGACTCACGATTAGCATTAAGAAGCATAGCTTGCTTCATCCATTCATGAATGTCTTGTTGCTCTCTCTGTAAATATTTTAGTGTGTCGCCAGTCATGACTTTTAGTCTTTGACTTAACATGTGTGACTGATCAGATTGAACTCCAATCGCAGCTGCAAAGTTTGTTAAAAGCCCTTCATTTAATTCTTTATGAATTGCTGCTTTAATCAATGGAGTAGCTTGTCTACAGCTCTTGAAACTAATGGCTAAATTACTCGGTTCGCGATAATAAATACCGAAATTATTAGGTATATTCTGCTCGATAAATCCTATAATGTCGTTAGTTTGTTGAGCAGCTGCTTTTTTGCCTAAGATATTACCTATGATGTAAGGCTTCATAAAGCATTGTCTAAGAAATTCCTTAGTATTAGTTAAAGTTACTGGATCATGTATTTGTACATCTCGAATCTTAGCTACAGCCTTTGCTCCAAACATAATACCAGTTTTTCTGCTCGATAGTCCTTCATAAGCCGGTAAAAGATGATTTTCCAACATTTTGGACACAAAGTAACTCGTTTGCGATGAAAGAGAAGCAAACATTGCAATACCTATCGGAATATTATCAACTTTTACTGGTGCACTCATTGATACCTCATCCTTCAGCCAAACAGTAGCTTTGGGGGCAAATAACAGCGTAAAAATAAATATCGATGGAAAGAACCACTCCATAGCAAAGATGCCGATATTTCCTCTAAAAATAGCCCTAGTAGCAGCCCATATGCCACCAATAGTCAAGGCTAAGTGGCCTACTGGAGTGAAGTATTCGCTATTTGAAGCAAAGACTCTGCCTATGCCGTTAAACACATGCCATAACAGATCTCCACCACCAAATGTGTATATTACGTAATCCATTAACTTTTCTCCTTCGCTATTAAATGCTGCTCTATTAATCTAGCCCTTTTTTCTATTCGACTTGCATCGGTTTGTAGGCTAGTCCATTTTTCATTTGCAAAAAGTTGTACCCGATTCAATTCCTTCAAATATCTTTCTAAATGTTCATTCGAAACTTGCTTAGCACCTAGTGAAGTAACGGCTCTACGTATTTCGGTGATTACTTCCTTCAAATGCTGAACTAATGTATAGCTAGCTATTAATTCTGATGAGCTATCTAAAATTGTGACTCCAGAAATAGATTCTAATGTGATATAATCATAAATCGGAAATATATCTCCAATCGAAGATAAAAAGGCTATTTCAGAGTCAATGAATTCAGAATTATTAGCAAACTTAATTTTTAGATTCTTCAATTGTTGTTTAGCTTTACCTGCATAAGACTGCTCTGGTGATATTGTGATATTTCGTCGCAAGCTTGGATGCAAGCAACTGACATTATCACAACTGTACATCGAGGCTGATTCTCCGCCTTTTAAATGACTAATCCAACTTTTTTCATCCTGAGCTAAGGAGTCATAAAAGTGTACATTATTGTTGGTAACCACGATAGTGCCAGTCATAGACATGATTGAATCATGCATATTTGATGGTATTCCAACCTTTGCTGCTGCTTTAGTGAAGATGTTATAATCATCCAGCATTAGCTCTGGATCCTTATCTTGTGCTTGTCGCAGAGATTGTTTTTGGGCTAAATCATTACGACATTTTTTACCAGCTGCAAAATAATCAAATCCACTTTGTGACTGTATATCACGGCAAACAGCTTCTCTCATAGCCCAGTTTCTTGGTAAAGCTGTAGCAAATAATGCTTTTGTTAATTCACAATCTCCTTTGGCAAATTGATTCATCTCCATTGCTAGATTACGTAAGTCCTTAAGAGCATTTTCGATCTGTGGAGCAAATGTTTTTAATCCTAATGAAAATGCATAAACTTTAGCTTGAGAACCAATATTCTTCATTAGTTGAACTAATTCTTCTCCAGAAATAACAGAGAAGCTACCAAGATAGGCATCAATACCGCTACAGCTCATGTTTAAAGATGGTGGAGTTATAGCAAATGGCTGAAATGATGTTTGGCTTGTTCGAGCAGACAATCCACCAGCTGCATAATATCCAGCCGCTTGATCTTGATATGATCCAGATCTGGTAACATTAACACTCATTCCTTGAAATACATTTTCGATATTCCAAGCTAGTGATACTGGAGCTTGTAGCGAAAATAATGCTGCAATAACATAAACTCTGATTCTGATGCTCATCTAGTCTCCAACTTATGATAATATCTATCGATTGCTAGAATATTGTCGATAATTTTATCTTCAGAAATTATGCTTCTAGCTACTGAATATATTTTTTTACCATCGCTAGCTACTAGGTATAACACAGGTACAATATGCTTAGGATTTAGTTTATTCAGCAACTCATTATTCTTACTGACAGCTAGCAACTGAAATGCATATTTATTAGCAAAGCTCTGAACAATAGGCATAAAGGCATTACAGAGCAAGCAATCTTCTTTAACTTGTAAAATTAATCCCCAGTTTTTAGCAATGTTTTTGAGTTTTAAGTCGTTTTTCTGCTCTGATTTTTCTTGATACAGCTTTCTATGTAAGCTATTAGATGGCTCATTAGCGTTAATCAGTTGATAATCAAGTAGAGTAGCTAGTTGCCACATAGTAGCAAACTTATGAGCCTTCTCCATGATTTGTTTCTGTAGCCTTTGAGCTGCAATCACATTTTCGAGCGTTGGATTATCAAGCGCTATACGCTGAGCTCGATTAAATTGCTCCTTCAATTCCTCGATTCTATGATCATGAGTCCAACTCATCAACTTAGAACTAGAGTTATTAAGCTCATGATCATGTTTATCATTATACCATAGAAATCCTGTTGGTGAAGCATCAACAGTGGATAAATGACTAATTAATATCATAAACATTAATAATCTGCTCATTTAGACTGACTTTGTTGCATACGATGAACTTTATCTTTGATTCCTGCAATAATGTCTTTGTTCATGCTGTTTTGAGCCTTAGTGAGTATATCACCAAATAGTTCATCCATATTGATTTTAGTGAAATCAACTTTTTGTAATTCCTTAACAGTAAGGCCTCTACAATTTGGACATTCAGGTGTTCCAAAGTCTATTTTTAGCTGTTTTCTTGCTTCTTCCTGAAAAATTCTAGCAAGTTTTGACTGAAAGCAGCAATAAGTAGACTTTCTAGCTAAGCAAATACCTAATATCGGAATTCTTGAAGAACAGTAGGTACCGATATAGTAGCAATAACCTTTTTTTCTATATAGAGCTAATTCTTGTTCCTTAGATTTACATTGCGATAAGCCTATATCACGCCCCCAGCCAGTCATTGAAGAACAGCAATTCAAAAAACTAAATACATCTTTTTTGCATTTGCGATGTTTTCCTGAAAATACAGAAACAGGATTTGTTTTAATGTCTTTGCTCATCTGATTTAGCATCGCTATATGAGCTACTTTAGCTATATCCCTGTTTGGTATAATAGTTGGAGTATTGCAATTGCCTCCTAAACAAAAGATTGAGTTATTACGCAATGATGAGTGTAGCATTGTTTGCTTCTCAGTTGAACAGCTATAATCGTGCTGCCATAGTAAACAAATATTTGCTACTGATTTTTGGCAAGTGCTGTTTTTTAATTCGCAATTTTGAATTTTAAGGTGTTTGCAACCATCTTTTGGATCGCTAGTACAAGAAAAAACAATCTTTTGTTTCCAATATGGACGATTGACTTTAAACTTGTCAAAAAATACTCTATCACCACCATCATAGTTGATTCTATTGACCTCATAGCATTCGTTACTTTCTGTTAATTGCTCAAGTTCAGGGTTTAAAACTTTCCAATATTCTGCTACTTTCCTTAGTTCTTGAGTCTTATCTCTGTAGTCATATTCAAGTATACATATTTTTTTCATTTCATGTAATAAAAAATTTCTACCAATATGCTGTGTAGATACACCGAGCCTATTAGCAATAGCCCATTTCATTTGTTTTACAATTGCTTCGGGATCATCTGCTAGGCAGTATATTTGCGCATCTAATTCATCATCATAGTCATCGCTACGACTCTTAAGCCAATTACTATGATTCTCCTTTATTTCTTCTGTTGCAAATTCCATTTGCCGGCTTTGCCATGGAAGCCATACATTCTCTAATTTGCACTCAACGTTTAATTCTCGAATAAGTTCAATATTGAACTTACTGCCTTCAGTACAACTTTGAATAATTTCAGTATTAGTTGTACTTGTCTGAGTTACGAAGTTACTGCTATCAAGTGCACTTAAAGGATCAGATTCAATTCTCATTGAATTAGCTATCATATAATTTTGATCGTTGATATTATGTTGAGTTAAGGCATTGTTTTTACTGTTTTCAGCTTGAAATAACATTGCCCCACTTTCTGTACCAAGCTGATTACGGCCATGATAGGTTAAATCCTCATCATTATTAGGATAATTGACATTACTACCTTGATGAAATAATTCTTGTGTATTTGAAGAATTTCCAAGATTTACATTATAGTTGCTAGCTTCATTATAACTGCTTTGCATTGAAGCTATACAACTGCTAATATTGAGCGTTATTAAAGTTAATATAGATAATAATCTCATTGAGTATTCTCATTCATAATTTCTAATGCGGTTGCTAAAGGAATGTGGCCAGTTAATTTCTTGGTTAATCCTCTTTTTTCATCATCTATTACTATCACTGGTACAACATCAACCTTATATTTCTCAAACAAGCTAGGATCTATATCGAAGCTAATACCAAGCTCCATAGTTTTATTCTTTGTTTGTATAAATGAGTTATTAATTAACCCACGCATCACTAATTGAGCTCCAGCCTTTTGAGATTCAGCAAAATAGCTTTTTAAAGCCTCATCACTCATTGAAAATGAGACAAAAATAAAAGTTTTTTGCTGATCCAAAAAAAAAGCATTAGCATTATTAACAAATAATAAAACCATCAACATCATTACTCGTATAACCATATTCCTCTCCAAGCTTTATAAATCAAAGCAAACAGCAATCTCTTTTTCGCCAAATCAAGTAACCAAAATCTTCACCATTAACTGGAAATTCTCTACCAGCTTGCCATGTAGCTTCTGTTTGACCTATGCTCTTGCAGGATTTTGTTTCTGGAATTGAATAAGTCATTTGTAGTCGATACTGACTTTTCTTCATGATAGGCATAGGATACTTGCCACATAGGCCTTTATAACCATAATATCCCCATAACATCAGTTGCCTATGCATTCTAGCCATAAACTTACTTACCATTAATACAGATGTTCCAACTCCACCATTATGAGCAGCAGCAGTTTCAATAAAAGGGTAAAGCATTCCTTGACATTCGGCACACCAAAAAGCATAATCGCTTGCTAATAAACCAGCGCTACAACTCATGCAATCAGCTATACATGCTTGATAAGCAGCTACATTTTGAAACAACAGCGTTTCTGGATTTAAAATCGCAGATTTAGCATCATCGCTCCATAATGGATCAAACTCTGTTAAATATGCTATATCGACTGCAGCCATTTCCAGACAAATAAAATCAAGCAAAATTTCCAGCCAATAAATCATTGAGTAGACATACCAATGAATGTGATAAAAAGCACTTCCTTCAGCCTCATCTTTCATGCCTTTTTGAGTAGGGCTTCCAAATGACAAACCACCAAGACTTACCATACACATTGGTGATTTCGTAACATCTACAAGGCGTACTGGCTCCCAAAATCCAACAGGAATACCAGGTACAGGCACTGGAATCCCTGGCTTAGGACAAAGGCAGCTAATTTATTTTTTGCTTTAAAAGTGATTTTGCGATGTTTTGAGGAAAGTATGATTTTGTTAATAAAAAATCATATAAAATAATTAAAAAGATATTCAATTTTAGATTGCAAATTACTTATTTAATGTGTCTTATCTTTGTAAGATATAATTAATTTCAAGGTAAAAATTGAGTAATTATTTGCTATTTTACATTTACTTACAATGCAATTCTACACAGAAGCTTTTCAAGTTTCTAATTGTTAATAAAAAAAACTAATTTAGGAGATAATGATGAATACTGCTTTACATGAAGCTGCTAAAAGTGGCAATATACAAACTGTACAATCAATTCTTCATGAGAAAGGAAATGATTTAGATTATATAAATTCACCTGATAGGATTAATACGACGGCTTTACATTATGCTATCAGAGCAGGTCACTTAGAAATTGCAAGCCTTTTATTAACTCATGGAGCTGATCCTAATGCACAAGATACATATGGTAACACTCCTTTTCATTCCGCTTTTCGTAAAGGAAGCTTACAATTTATAAAGCTTCTATTGAAGAATGGAGCTGATCCTAATATACGAAATCACCATGATGATATTCCTTTTCATTATGCAGCTCATTACTGCAACCCTGATATTATAAAACTTCTATTATTGAAGGAGGGGGGTGATCTTAATGCACTAGATATACTTGGCACAACAACTCCATTTAGAGAAGTTTTCACGATATTTATGGAAGATCAAGAGAAAAATAGAGAAGTTATGCAGTTGTTAGTTGCTGAGATTGTTAAATTAGATCACAGTGGCGTAAAGATTAGTGAAAGTACTTTAAAAGGGTTTAATTTCAATAAACAACTTATTAGTGGATCAGATCTGCTAAAGGAACTCGAACAGAAATGTCATAATGAAATAGAACAAATGAAGTCTACTCTTGATAGCGAAAGTAACTTATCTTTTTTTGATATATTTATGCTGAAAAAAGATAAAGAAGCGCTAGCAAGATTGGCTTATGATCTTGATCTTATAAAGATTAAGGGTGAGTTTTGTATGTATTCTCCCTTTATTGAAAGGGCTATTGTAGAAGTGATGACAACAAGATCTATGATGCTACAAGGAGCAGCTGAATCAATAAATGAGATATTTGAATCCAATCAGGATGCTAATCAAGAAAGTCAGACATCTTGGCTTCACTTACCACCAGAATTAAAGATGATGATATTAGAGAATCTAGGTAATAATGATTTAACAAAACTTCAACCCACTTACTTCAATGACTTAATGGAAGATAAACTTGCAGGAGCATATGCTATATATGAGGGAGAATAGCACAAGTGTCAAAGCTCTCTGCAACATCGGTTGTTGCAAATCGCTTGTTCCATACTGTGGAGCAGCCATGGTAGCTAAAATAGACGGAAAGTTAGATAAAAATCTGATCTAGCCTCTATAGACTTTGCACTATCATCTTCTGGCACCTCTGAAAATGGATTAATTGATACAGGATTTTTCATGTCAAATTCTATGTAGCTACCGCCTAGAATCAAGCATGTACGCTTAAATGATCTTCCATAGTCAAGAACAAAAACCTTACCACCAACTCCTAAAACTGATAGCATTAATTCTTGCATAAAAACAGATTTTCCAGACCCTAGAACTCTAGCTATACAAAGGTTAAAGTTCTCATTTGGAGCTACTCCATGCTTATTTAATGCAGGTAATAAAGCTCCACCAAAAGGTGACCAATACATTATTTGTCCTCGTCTGCCAGCTAGCAACATACCTGGAGAACTTAAATCACCTTTCCATTCACCGATTATTGGTAATAATACTTTACTCTCTACAGAAACAGTTTTTATGCCTCGACCTAAGCTAGAAAGCGCTACTCCAACTCCTGATGTTTTTTGACCCAATATACCTTTTGGGCCTTGTTCAACTAATTGCATTGGTAGCGCAGCTAGTAACACGGCCACATGATCATATTTACATGGCACAAAATACCATCCACTGCGTCTTAACATCGAACAAAAGGCCGATGCAGATT
This genomic interval from Orientia tsutsugamushi contains the following:
- a CDS encoding Rpn family recombination-promoting nuclease/putative transposase, which codes for MTKKLKHDSLAKTIMSDPVAAQEFLEYYLPSDFKSLIDLSQIKVEQESYIEESLKKKYSDIVYRVATKKHGNAFIYILIEAQSTVDYWTALRLWRYTLLLCERHKKEKTKLPLVYNLVIYNGKEVYNAPRNLWDLFTDSMIAKQLMTSDYQLVDLQSMSNDEIVRKKHIGMLEYMLKHIHQRDMLKLWEEFLIKFKHVLILDKEKGYIYLRSFLWYTDTKLLESQQPELEQVLAKYLSEEEKSNIMRTIAAKYIDEGIEIGETKGIAKGRAEGRAEGIEIGETKGRAKGRAEGRAEGRAEGRAEGRAEGRAEGRAEAAQELAMNLLKAGFSVEFISENTGLSKEEVINLKNNIEY
- a CDS encoding type IV secretion system DNA-binding domain-containing protein, with translation MNFQNQGNFTRGSQLFAHKLRMFGQGSTNVFIIGLGLSIFWIICRLYQKVCLSSLYYFVIERYVQLKLAIGEHFYDIDQIGIKFYSLRFKKWMHLNAQDFLHEFYTGQHGFKIQQLWEFLINSALLEGLIVFTIGVIISIVFFTAQGKKTIIKAKIRGADFVGYKCLAKMLKSAKKASKIRFGGLPLVKNSERLHILITGTTGTGKTNMLNELLPQIRLHKDRAIIVDTTGAFTDRFFDPKCDKLLNPFEKNSEQWLPWNDCFEAADFHDIASSFSNYTPKLDDFFAKNAELVLSEALKLYKDDKDIIKLIHTIIYSDNRQFAKAFRSTAVSGIISESALETSAGIQSTLGKNITSLQYLKPGGSFSIKEWFSNSNETSWLFITANPNQRATLCPLISAWISIAIKALMCRNPNHDNKNMWFILDELPALQKVSSLPVALAESRKYGGCFVAGLQNIHQLEAIYGAAECASMLDLFNSKFIFRVSDQVTAYKSALTLGEQEIIETQENLSYGSNTMRDGVNMNNVERKKILVMPSEIMNLPDLTCYVKLAGNFPITKLTMQLQNLNTAFVWGYKLLKKLKLVEY
- a CDS encoding tetratricopeptide repeat protein; the encoded protein is MKNIYKLTITIILLLMLLNTAVAAEESKLVQQNSIKDENVLAKEYFNIGSSFLRLKKYQEAIENFDIAIKYDPSYASAYNSKGIALDDLEKLIEAIENYDLAIKHKPNFAEAYNNKAVSYRKLGKNEEAITLCDLAIKYKPNYVTAYNNKGASLARLGQYEYAMENYDIAIKYEPNNPEAYYNKGIALMNLGYIQEAIENYDIAIRYRPNYSEAYHNKGLTLAILGQFQNAIEHFDLAIKYDPNDATAYRNKGYVLTMLKRYSEAIESCNLAIKYNPNCAEAYYRKGMIFEKLGKHQKAIENFDIAIKYNPNFAENYLEKGISLVSLGQYSNAKENFSLAIKYMPNLISEYEATIKRLTEFKNFTIAKDYEQKLQILKKYS
- a CDS encoding conjugal transfer protein TraG, whose product is MDYVIYTFGGGDLLWHVFNGIGRVFASNSEYFTPVGHLALTIGGIWAATRAIFRGNIGIFAMEWFFPSIFIFTLLFAPKATVWLKDEVSMSAPVKVDNIPIGIAMFASLSSQTSYFVSKMLENHLLPAYEGLSSRKTGIMFGAKAVAKIRDVQIHDPVTLTNTKEFLRQCFMKPYIIGNILGKKAAAQQTNDIIGFIEQNIPNNFGIYYREPSNLAISFKSCRQATPLIKAAIHKELNEGLLTNFAAAIGVQSDQSHMLSQRLKVMTGDTLKYLQREQQDIHEWMKQAMLLNANRESYDDWREKFSLSRIYPNLVSMHAIRGLFQKSFSYLVAGEMAAHMMPILQSVFFALVVSMIFIVFPMGLLPGGYNILKTWILLIIWVSSWPVFFTIIHCLGMISLSSKSGAFGSDYGLNMLSQGSFAEMILYSYATFQMLASSIPMLSWSVIKACAHATANLASQFSPIQVASSLGSNIVDNNLSMDNYSIGNRTISQQNLAPSLDMTDSIINYGSYKIIIGNNGEQFVIQTVHSLETNFRSSALLQTGYQNQFVSSQSRLNSLTQKEANLISTGNSMAMEIAEKLTHDEALYIGLTESEYQALQKVSSDSESFSQHTGSSHSKSTSTSTSAGAGVWRFDSRVEGNKKDEQNKGISANQQQSYNEAVSKIQSAAKERRFSTTNSDVWSLSENLNANLSEQQSIGQEIAKTKQEMEQLSYSMNYVSQNSITIDRNINELVLNEIIAQNPEIRSKEQAARWIIKHSAEAEKIAFEVAQISNEVPNEIPEDLNDHINDGNFSTKQDVQEIFNKKSEELKGQNLNYRNDKAYNKNIEQTFSDNEKVKTLNKIPDNIKIETQKIQKEFSDTTDSTFLRAGEQALENLGITKKDKS